The following proteins are encoded in a genomic region of Pseudomonas sp. Os17:
- a CDS encoding NCS1 family nucleobase:cation symporter-1, which translates to MQQIRSQVTERAGLYELDAGSDVLDSPRYNHDIAPTKVQERTWNKWHITALWIGMSICVPTYTLGGVLTAYFGLSVGEALLAILLANIVVLIPLTLNAFAGTKYGIPFPVLLRSSFGIIGSNVPCLIRALVACGWFGIQTMFGGLAIHLFLGSIFEGWKALGGTGEVIGFMIFWTLNLWVVLRGAESIKWLETLSAPLLVAVGIGLLVWALPSVSLTELLAIAPKRPEGASVTGYFMAGLTAMVGFWATLSLNIPDFSRYAKSQKDQILGQIFGLPLTMFLFAALGVVMTAASVKLVGVTVSDPVSLIGHIQSPGWVALAMALIIIATLSTNTAANIVSPTNDFQNLAPKLIGRTTAVILTGLVGLALMGHELLKKLGLLISDVSLETVYSNWLLGYSSLLGPIAGIMVVDYFIIKKQRLDLAGLYRDDVYPAWNWHGFIAFGVPVALTLMSLGSSAFNWFYSYGWFTGSALGGLIYYGLCSLRSPQVATVKTPTL; encoded by the coding sequence ATGCAACAGATCAGATCCCAGGTGACCGAGCGCGCCGGCTTGTACGAGCTGGACGCCGGCAGCGACGTACTCGACAGCCCCCGTTACAACCACGACATCGCACCGACCAAGGTCCAGGAGCGCACCTGGAACAAATGGCACATCACCGCGCTGTGGATCGGCATGTCGATCTGCGTGCCCACCTACACCCTGGGCGGGGTGCTCACCGCCTACTTCGGCCTCAGCGTCGGCGAGGCGCTGCTGGCGATCCTCCTGGCCAATATCGTGGTGCTGATTCCCCTGACCCTCAACGCCTTTGCCGGCACCAAGTACGGCATCCCGTTTCCGGTGCTGCTGCGCTCGTCGTTCGGCATCATCGGCTCCAACGTGCCGTGCCTGATCCGTGCCCTGGTGGCTTGCGGCTGGTTCGGCATCCAGACGATGTTCGGCGGGTTGGCGATCCACCTGTTCCTGGGCTCGATCTTCGAGGGCTGGAAGGCCCTGGGTGGCACCGGCGAGGTGATCGGCTTCATGATCTTCTGGACCCTCAACCTGTGGGTGGTGCTGCGCGGCGCCGAGTCGATCAAGTGGCTGGAAACATTGTCTGCGCCACTGCTGGTGGCAGTGGGCATCGGCCTGCTGGTGTGGGCCTTGCCCAGCGTGTCGCTGACTGAGTTGCTGGCAATCGCGCCCAAGCGTCCCGAGGGCGCCAGCGTCACGGGTTACTTCATGGCCGGGCTCACGGCGATGGTCGGCTTCTGGGCCACCCTGTCGCTGAACATTCCCGACTTCAGCCGCTACGCGAAGAGCCAGAAGGACCAGATCCTCGGGCAGATCTTCGGCCTGCCGCTGACCATGTTCCTGTTCGCCGCCCTGGGGGTGGTGATGACCGCCGCCTCGGTGAAGTTGGTGGGCGTCACCGTCTCCGATCCGGTGAGCCTGATCGGCCACATCCAGAGCCCGGGCTGGGTGGCCCTGGCCATGGCGCTGATCATCATCGCCACCTTGTCCACCAACACCGCGGCCAACATCGTCTCGCCCACCAACGACTTCCAGAACCTGGCGCCCAAGCTGATCGGTCGCACCACCGCGGTGATCCTCACCGGCCTGGTGGGGCTGGCGCTGATGGGCCACGAACTGCTGAAAAAGCTCGGCCTGCTGATTTCCGACGTCAGCCTGGAGACCGTGTATTCCAACTGGCTGCTGGGCTACTCCAGCCTGCTGGGGCCGATCGCCGGGATCATGGTGGTGGACTATTTCATCATCAAGAAACAGCGCCTGGACCTGGCCGGCCTGTACCGCGACGACGTCTACCCGGCGTGGAACTGGCACGGTTTCATCGCCTTTGGCGTGCCGGTGGCCCTGACCCTGATGTCCCTGGGCAGCAGCGCCTTCAACTGGTTCTACAGCTACGGCTGGTTCACCGGCTCGGCCCTGGGCGGCTTGATCTACTACGGCCTGTGCAGCCTGCGCAGCCCGCAGGTGGCGACCGTCAAGACCCCGACCCTGTAG
- a CDS encoding Zn-dependent hydrolase, producing MNAAVEVLQSSHLHINRDRLWQSLMQLAQLGATVKGGVCRLALTDLDRQARDLFVKWCEEAGCTVTVDGIGNIFARRPGRNPQLPPVMTGSHIDTQPTGGKFDGCFGVLAGVEVLRTLNDLKLETEAPLEVVVWTNEEGSRFPPCMMGSGVFAEKFTLQDTLAKTDAEGISVGEALNAIGYAGTRPVSGHPVGAYFEAHIEQGPILEDERKTIGVVLGALGQKWFDLKLRGVEAHAGPTPMHLRKDALVGAAAVVAAVNRAALGHQPHACGTVGCLQAYPGSRNVIPGEVRMTLDFRHLEPERLDSMIAEVRQVIDNTCEEHGLSFELTPTADFPPLYFDPVCVDAVRGAAQGLGLSHMDIVSGAGHDAIFVAELGPAGMIFVPCEGGISHNEIENADPDDLAAGCAVLLRAMLAASQSIAQRQP from the coding sequence ATGAACGCTGCTGTCGAGGTTCTGCAATCCAGTCACCTGCACATCAACCGCGACCGCCTGTGGCAGTCGCTCATGCAACTGGCCCAGCTCGGTGCCACGGTCAAGGGCGGGGTCTGCCGTCTGGCCCTGACCGACCTCGATCGCCAGGCCCGCGACCTGTTCGTGAAGTGGTGCGAGGAGGCCGGTTGCACGGTCACGGTGGACGGCATCGGCAACATCTTCGCCCGCCGCCCCGGGCGCAATCCGCAGTTGCCACCGGTGATGACCGGCAGCCATATCGACACCCAGCCCACCGGCGGCAAGTTCGACGGCTGCTTTGGCGTGCTGGCCGGGGTGGAAGTGCTGCGCACCCTCAATGACCTCAAGCTGGAGACCGAGGCGCCCCTGGAAGTGGTGGTGTGGACCAACGAAGAAGGCTCGCGCTTCCCGCCGTGCATGATGGGCTCCGGGGTGTTCGCCGAGAAATTCACCCTGCAAGACACCCTGGCCAAGACCGACGCCGAGGGCATCAGCGTCGGCGAGGCGCTGAACGCCATCGGCTACGCCGGCACGCGCCCGGTCAGCGGGCACCCGGTGGGTGCCTATTTCGAGGCGCACATCGAGCAAGGCCCGATCCTGGAAGACGAGCGCAAGACCATCGGTGTGGTGCTGGGCGCCCTCGGCCAGAAGTGGTTCGACCTCAAGCTGCGGGGTGTCGAAGCCCACGCCGGCCCGACCCCCATGCACCTGCGCAAGGACGCCCTGGTGGGCGCTGCCGCGGTGGTGGCCGCGGTCAACCGTGCGGCCCTGGGGCACCAGCCCCACGCCTGCGGCACCGTCGGCTGCCTGCAAGCCTACCCGGGCTCGCGCAACGTGATTCCGGGGGAGGTGCGCATGACCCTGGACTTCCGCCACCTGGAGCCGGAGCGCCTGGATTCGATGATTGCCGAGGTGCGCCAGGTGATCGACAACACCTGCGAAGAGCACGGCCTGAGTTTCGAACTGACCCCCACCGCGGACTTCCCGCCGCTGTACTTCGACCCGGTGTGTGTCGACGCCGTGCGCGGAGCCGCGCAGGGCTTGGGTCTGTCCCACATGGACATCGTCAGCGGCGCCGGACACGACGCGATCTTCGTCGCCGAGCTGGGCCCGGCGGGGATGATCTTCGTGCCCTGCGAAGGCGGCATCAGCCACAACGAAATCGAAAACGCCGACCCCGACGACCTGGCCGCCGGCTGCGCCGTGCTGCTGCGGGCCATGCTCGCCGCCTCCCAATCCATCGCCCAGCGCCAACCTTAG
- a CDS encoding aliphatic sulfonate ABC transporter substrate-binding protein has translation MRLPFALRRSLSITALAGLALGMALNAQADTDLRIGYQKSSTLLALLKAQGTLEKQLAGQGVNITWHEFTSGLPLAESLNVGNVDISADVADTVPVFAQAAGAQLTYFATETPSPAAQSIVIPKDSPLKSLADLKGKRIAVTKAAGSHYLLIAALREAGLSFADIQPVYLTPADGRAALETAKVDAWVTWEPFVASAQRQQGARVLHDGQGLASYRRYYLASNDYAKAHPEVLNQVFAELQKTGAWVKAHPSEAAKLLGPLWGNLDVPTVELANSRRTYQVEAVKPDALGEQQKIADAFYQEKLLPKPVDARAVQLWSPKKL, from the coding sequence ATGCGCCTGCCCTTTGCTTTGCGTCGTAGCTTGTCGATTACCGCCCTGGCCGGTCTGGCGCTGGGCATGGCCCTCAATGCCCAGGCCGATACCGACCTGCGCATCGGCTACCAGAAATCCTCGACCCTGCTGGCGCTGCTCAAGGCCCAGGGTACCCTGGAAAAACAACTGGCGGGGCAGGGCGTCAACATCACCTGGCACGAGTTCACCAGTGGCCTGCCGCTGGCGGAGTCGCTGAACGTGGGCAACGTCGACATCAGCGCCGATGTCGCCGACACGGTGCCGGTCTTCGCCCAGGCCGCCGGGGCCCAACTGACCTATTTCGCCACGGAAACCCCATCGCCGGCGGCCCAGTCCATCGTCATCCCCAAGGATTCGCCGCTCAAATCCCTGGCCGACCTCAAGGGCAAGCGCATTGCCGTGACCAAGGCCGCCGGCAGCCATTACCTGCTGATCGCCGCCTTGCGCGAAGCGGGCTTGAGCTTCGCCGATATCCAGCCGGTGTACCTGACCCCGGCCGATGGCCGCGCGGCCCTGGAAACCGCTAAGGTCGATGCCTGGGTCACCTGGGAGCCCTTCGTCGCCAGCGCCCAGCGCCAGCAGGGCGCGCGGGTGCTGCACGACGGCCAGGGGCTGGCCAGTTACCGCCGCTATTACCTGGCCTCCAATGACTACGCCAAGGCCCATCCCGAGGTGCTGAACCAGGTGTTCGCCGAGTTGCAGAAGACCGGCGCCTGGGTCAAGGCACACCCGAGCGAGGCGGCCAAACTGCTGGGCCCGCTGTGGGGCAACCTGGACGTGCCGACGGTAGAGCTGGCCAACAGCCGCCGCACCTACCAGGTGGAAGCGGTCAAGCCCGACGCCCTGGGCGAGCAGCAGAAAATCGCCGATGCCTTCTACCAGGAAAAACTCTTGCCCAAGCCGGTGGATGCCCGGGCCGTGCAGTTGTGGAGCCCCAAGAAGTTGTGA
- the preA gene encoding NAD-dependent dihydropyrimidine dehydrogenase subunit PreA: MADLSIVFAGIKAPNPFWLASAPPTDKAYNVVRAFEAGWGGVVWKTLGEDPAAVNVSSRYSAHFGPNREVMGINNIELITDRSLEINLKEITQVKKDWPDRALIVSLMVPCVEESWKAILPLVEATGADGIELNFGCPHGMPERGMGAAVGQVPEYVEQVTRWCKTYCSLPVIVKLTPNITDIRMAARAAHRGGADAVSLINTINSITSVDLERMVAHPMVGSQSTHGGYCGSAVKPIALNMVAEIARDPQTRGLPICGIGGIGSWRDAAEFVALGCGAVQVCTAAMLHGFRIVDEMKDGLSRWMDSQGYHSLQDFSGRAVGNTTDWKYLDINYQVIAKIDQEACIGCGRCHIACEDTSHQAIASIRQADGTHTYQVIDDECVGCNLCQITCPVQDCIEMVPQDTGKPFLDWQHDPRNPYGEAAASGKF; the protein is encoded by the coding sequence ATGGCCGATCTATCGATTGTCTTTGCCGGTATCAAGGCGCCCAACCCGTTCTGGCTGGCCTCTGCACCGCCCACCGACAAGGCCTACAACGTGGTCCGTGCCTTCGAGGCCGGCTGGGGCGGCGTGGTCTGGAAAACCCTGGGCGAGGACCCGGCGGCGGTCAACGTGTCGTCGCGTTATTCCGCGCATTTCGGACCGAACCGCGAGGTCATGGGCATCAACAACATCGAGCTGATCACCGACCGCTCCCTGGAGATCAACCTCAAGGAAATCACCCAGGTGAAGAAGGACTGGCCAGACCGGGCGCTGATCGTGTCGCTGATGGTGCCCTGCGTCGAGGAATCCTGGAAAGCCATCCTGCCCCTGGTGGAAGCCACCGGCGCTGACGGCATCGAGCTGAACTTCGGCTGCCCCCACGGCATGCCGGAACGCGGCATGGGCGCGGCGGTGGGCCAGGTGCCGGAGTACGTCGAGCAGGTGACCCGCTGGTGCAAGACCTACTGCTCGCTGCCGGTGATCGTCAAGCTGACGCCCAACATCACCGACATCCGCATGGCCGCCCGCGCCGCCCATCGCGGCGGAGCGGATGCGGTGTCGCTGATCAACACCATCAACTCCATCACCAGCGTCGACCTGGAGCGCATGGTGGCCCACCCAATGGTGGGCAGCCAGAGCACCCACGGCGGCTACTGCGGCTCGGCGGTCAAGCCGATTGCCCTGAACATGGTGGCCGAGATTGCCCGTGACCCGCAGACCCGCGGCCTGCCGATCTGCGGCATTGGCGGCATCGGCAGCTGGCGCGATGCGGCGGAGTTCGTGGCCTTGGGCTGCGGTGCGGTGCAAGTGTGCACGGCGGCGATGCTGCATGGCTTTCGCATCGTCGACGAGATGAAGGACGGCCTGTCGCGGTGGATGGACAGCCAGGGCTACCACAGCCTGCAGGACTTCTCCGGGCGCGCGGTGGGCAACACCACCGACTGGAAGTACCTGGACATCAACTATCAGGTGATCGCAAAAATTGACCAGGAAGCGTGCATCGGTTGCGGCCGTTGTCATATCGCCTGCGAAGACACCTCACATCAGGCAATTGCCAGCATCCGCCAGGCCGACGGCACCCACACCTATCAAGTGATCGACGACGAATGCGTGGGCTGCAACCTGTGCCAGATCACCTGCCCGGTGCAGGACTGCATCGAAATGGTGCCCCAGGACACCGGCAAACCCTTCCTCGACTGGCAGCACGACCCGCGCAACCCCTATGGAGAAGCAGCTGCAAGCGGCAAGTTTTAA
- the hydA gene encoding dihydropyrimidinase, which yields MSLLIRGATVITHDESYKADVFCADGVIRAIGQNLDIPAGCEVLDGSGQYLMPGGIDPHTHMQLPFMGTVASEDFFSGTAAGLAGGTTSIIDFVIPNPQQSLLEAFHQWRGWAKKSASDYGFHVAITWWSEQVREEMAELVQHHGINSFKHFMAYKNAIMAADDTLVASFERCLELGAVPTVHAENGELVYHLQRKLLAQGITGPEAHPLSRPSQVEGEAASRAIRIAETLGTPLYLVHISTKEALDEITYARSKGQPVYGEVLAGHLLLDDSVYRDPDWQTAAGYVMSPPFRPRGHQEALWHGLQSGNLHTTATDHCCFCAEQKAAGRDDFSKIPNGTAGIEDRMAVLWDEGVNTGRLSMQEFVALTSTHTAKIFNLYPRKGAIRVGADADLVLWDPNGSRTISAKTHHQQVDFNIFEGKTVRGVPSHTISQGKLVWADGDLRAERGAGRYIERPAYPAVFDLLSKRAERHKPTAVKR from the coding sequence ATGTCTCTGTTGATCCGTGGCGCCACCGTTATTACCCATGATGAAAGTTACAAGGCCGATGTGTTCTGCGCAGACGGCGTGATTCGCGCCATCGGTCAAAATCTGGATATTCCCGCCGGCTGTGAAGTACTCGACGGCAGCGGCCAATACCTGATGCCCGGCGGCATCGACCCCCATACCCACATGCAACTGCCCTTCATGGGCACCGTGGCCAGCGAAGACTTCTTCAGCGGCACCGCGGCGGGTCTTGCAGGCGGCACCACCTCGATCATCGACTTCGTGATTCCCAACCCCCAGCAGTCGCTGCTGGAGGCCTTCCACCAATGGCGCGGCTGGGCCAAGAAATCCGCCAGCGACTACGGCTTCCACGTGGCCATCACCTGGTGGAGCGAACAGGTGCGCGAGGAAATGGCCGAACTGGTGCAGCATCACGGCATCAACAGCTTCAAGCACTTCATGGCCTACAAGAACGCCATCATGGCCGCCGACGACACCCTGGTGGCCAGCTTCGAGCGCTGCCTGGAGCTGGGGGCGGTGCCCACGGTGCACGCGGAAAACGGCGAGCTGGTGTACCACCTGCAACGCAAGCTGCTGGCCCAGGGCATCACCGGGCCGGAAGCCCACCCGCTGTCACGGCCCTCGCAGGTGGAAGGCGAAGCCGCCAGCCGGGCGATCCGTATTGCCGAGACCCTGGGCACGCCGCTGTACCTGGTGCACATCTCGACCAAAGAGGCGCTGGACGAAATCACCTACGCCCGCAGCAAGGGCCAACCGGTCTACGGTGAAGTGCTGGCCGGCCACCTGCTGCTGGACGACAGCGTGTACCGCGACCCGGACTGGCAGACCGCCGCCGGTTACGTGATGAGCCCCCCCTTCCGCCCTCGTGGCCACCAGGAAGCGCTGTGGCACGGCCTGCAATCGGGCAACCTGCACACCACCGCCACCGACCACTGCTGTTTCTGCGCCGAGCAGAAAGCCGCCGGCCGCGACGACTTCAGCAAGATCCCCAACGGCACCGCCGGCATCGAGGACCGCATGGCCGTGCTCTGGGATGAGGGGGTGAATACCGGGCGCCTGTCGATGCAGGAGTTTGTGGCCCTGACCTCCACCCACACCGCGAAGATCTTCAACCTCTACCCGCGCAAGGGCGCGATCCGCGTCGGTGCCGATGCCGACCTGGTGCTCTGGGACCCCAACGGCAGCCGCACCATCTCCGCCAAGACCCACCACCAGCAGGTGGACTTCAACATCTTCGAAGGCAAGACCGTGCGCGGCGTGCCCAGCCACACCATCAGCCAGGGCAAGCTGGTGTGGGCCGACGGCGACCTGCGAGCCGAACGCGGCGCCGGGCGCTACATCGAACGCCCGGCCTACCCGGCGGTGTTCGACCTCTTGAGCAAGCGTGCCGAGCGGCACAAACCGACCGCCGTCAAACGCTGA
- a CDS encoding TetR/AcrR family transcriptional regulator, protein MGNHKIEIRRSNVEKILLAAEKIFAEKGYAGTAMADIAEEVQLPRSNLHYYFSTKNELYSAVLMDLLDVWKQDALCFEMFDDPRVVLSSYIRAKMQHSRSRPYGSKVWANEIIHGAPTLGAALDASLYDWAKMKEAKIRQWVEDGRILPVEPSSLLYMIWASTQHYADFDHQVMILNDHQPLSDLQFERAVQTVTSVILRGIGLEP, encoded by the coding sequence ATGGGCAATCACAAGATCGAGATTCGTCGCAGCAACGTGGAAAAGATCCTCCTGGCGGCCGAGAAAATCTTCGCTGAAAAAGGCTATGCCGGGACCGCCATGGCCGACATCGCCGAAGAAGTGCAACTGCCGCGTTCCAACCTGCATTACTACTTCAGCACCAAGAACGAGCTGTACAGCGCCGTGCTCATGGACCTGCTGGACGTGTGGAAACAGGACGCCCTGTGCTTCGAGATGTTCGACGACCCGCGGGTGGTGCTCAGCAGCTACATCCGCGCCAAGATGCAGCACTCGCGCAGCCGGCCCTATGGCTCCAAGGTCTGGGCCAACGAAATCATCCATGGCGCGCCGACCCTGGGCGCGGCGCTGGATGCCAGCCTGTACGACTGGGCGAAGATGAAGGAAGCCAAGATCCGCCAATGGGTCGAAGACGGGCGGATCCTACCGGTGGAACCTTCCAGCCTGCTGTACATGATCTGGGCCTCGACCCAGCATTACGCCGACTTCGACCACCAGGTGATGATCCTCAACGACCACCAGCCGCTGTCGGACCTGCAATTCGAACGCGCGGTGCAGACTGTCACCAGCGTCATCCTGCGCGGCATTGGCCTCGAACCATAG
- a CDS encoding NAD(P)-dependent oxidoreductase — MIKTLNHLPHPTLDGATLAGHFSDLAPPLNARQAHLEASRCLYCYDAPCVNACPSEIDIPSFIRNIHTDNVQGAAQKILSANILGGSCARVCPTEILCQQACVRNNAQECAPVLIGLLQRYALDNAHFTEHPFQRAAPTGKRIAVVGAGPAGLSCAHRCALHGHEVVVFEAREKAGGLNEYGIAKYKLVDDFAQQELEFLLGIGGIEIRHGHKLGDNLSLTQLHQEFDAVFLGLGLATSKQLGLEHEDAPGLLAATDYIRELRQADDLSQLPLADRCIVLGAGNTAIDMAVQMARLGARDVNLVYRRGVEDMGATGHEQEIAKANQVRLLTWAAPQQVLLDDQGRVRGMRFARTRMLEGRLQHTGETFELAADAIFKAIGQSFDDCALADPLARELQRCGERIQVDEQLRTSIPGVYAGGDCVSLGQDLTVQAVQHGKLAAEAMHAQLMLNVEAA, encoded by the coding sequence GTGATCAAGACCTTGAACCACTTGCCCCACCCGACCCTGGACGGCGCCACCCTCGCCGGTCATTTCAGCGATCTGGCGCCACCGCTCAACGCCCGCCAAGCCCATCTGGAAGCCTCGCGCTGCCTGTATTGCTACGACGCGCCCTGCGTCAACGCCTGCCCCAGCGAGATCGACATTCCTTCGTTCATCCGCAATATCCACACCGACAACGTCCAGGGCGCAGCGCAGAAGATTCTCTCGGCCAATATCCTCGGCGGCAGTTGCGCCCGGGTCTGCCCCACCGAGATCCTCTGCCAGCAGGCCTGCGTGCGCAACAACGCCCAGGAATGCGCGCCGGTGCTGATCGGCCTGCTGCAGCGCTATGCCCTGGACAACGCGCACTTCACCGAGCACCCGTTCCAGCGCGCCGCGCCCACCGGCAAGCGCATCGCCGTGGTCGGCGCCGGCCCGGCGGGCTTGTCCTGCGCCCACCGCTGCGCCCTGCACGGTCATGAGGTGGTGGTGTTCGAAGCCCGGGAAAAAGCCGGTGGCCTCAACGAATACGGGATCGCCAAGTACAAGCTGGTGGATGACTTCGCTCAGCAGGAGCTGGAGTTCCTGCTGGGCATTGGCGGCATCGAGATCCGCCACGGGCACAAACTCGGCGACAACCTGAGCCTGACCCAACTGCATCAGGAGTTCGATGCGGTGTTTCTCGGCCTCGGGCTGGCCACCAGCAAGCAGCTGGGGCTGGAGCATGAAGACGCCCCCGGGCTGCTGGCCGCCACCGACTACATCCGCGAGCTGCGCCAGGCCGACGACCTCAGCCAACTGCCCCTGGCCGACCGCTGCATCGTCCTCGGCGCCGGCAACACCGCCATCGACATGGCGGTGCAGATGGCCCGCCTCGGCGCCCGGGACGTCAACCTGGTGTACCGCCGGGGCGTCGAGGACATGGGCGCCACCGGGCACGAACAGGAGATCGCCAAGGCCAATCAGGTGCGCCTGCTGACCTGGGCCGCACCGCAACAGGTGCTGCTGGATGATCAGGGCCGGGTGCGCGGCATGCGCTTCGCTCGCACCCGAATGCTGGAGGGACGTTTGCAACACACCGGGGAAACCTTCGAGCTGGCGGCCGACGCGATCTTCAAGGCCATCGGCCAGTCGTTCGACGACTGCGCCCTGGCCGATCCTCTGGCGCGGGAACTGCAGCGTTGCGGGGAACGTATCCAGGTGGACGAACAACTGCGCACCAGCATTCCCGGGGTCTACGCCGGCGGCGATTGCGTCAGCCTCGGCCAGGACCTGACGGTGCAGGCGGTACAACACGGCAAGCTGGCCGCAGAAGCCATGCATGCCCAACTCATGCTCAATGTGGAGGCTGCGTAA